A window of the Thalassoglobus sp. JC818 genome harbors these coding sequences:
- a CDS encoding PQQ-binding-like beta-propeller repeat protein codes for MSLHALRSFVLLLPLLSLAVFATNVGAQVPTNQNAEVEKLADDEDVNLSFSAVIPRDRDLERLFGQVRSSIQAGDYPSAASVLASVLQREQSAVVLSNGVLKDSSLSALQLLKSSPSEVLESYRRIAGPTADAALKSARTKSDITELRSVLVRFPQTAACDAAVREVAAVMFDQGDFFAASTVLTEAVSSGRASSSLIRLSDAMIQRLAAASSDGRSDRELSGEGSGISVPVVSAPVWELPLEHSQAVKDVERFGLRDLRENGLTPMASWRAAFAENLMVVSVPSGLIGIDTEDGSVIWTRESETFSARPFLEEQTGLRNQRSDTLVRSVLSRLFGESLFSHLLVDGESLFCVEAVPLEASSRPGQSDEGRFQISNLDVHTGEENWVNRELFTDLDYACSPPVVFGESILVLIERSEESSFVLVALDKQTGELQRSLTLCKPMRPIDLSAMESGAVHRKNDEDWRRQNLACPIVIRGATAFCPTGAGALVAVNLANWNVDWMYRYPRSDVPSIGPDFYGPEFGLTGFQWWAGWQQVQVVTDANSLILCSPESELLHCLNPNSGEQRWSSPRGDGLYVADVGDDSGVVVIGKDSARCYDTETGHLSWDSSMGFPAGFGIRDQEFLLVPDSSLGWTRIKRRTGEQATSALNWSAPLISKTHASAPKLRNFFQDGESVYEISFDRIAKFQSAEGFEQEQSFPTENTGIDQALLALELGEYDRMGSLLSEELHASDLDDDKLGLLIQHLQRVSIESQNEELRTAARDQLRSSNLPMDLRAACFATELTELLRRSDWSQLESLLIETLSGELPTKGYWQAKNRRVRVDRWFAGQLLTLAHRLSSDDRTQLDQLMKSVVTTLQFDDPEQSRKLQRILARTPWLDLVDSESILERQLLENSIEERLLQLEFEACTVEATDSEESEPSDTWPLRSPRKRIQASGRSLVNFLPITVSDACGRVATDWNVWIDVPGHRGLQFSGSQWSRPWNAYLPPTVRGLRYEPGLVRAWALGKLLVMQVGSEVMGFSPFDAQGNPNSRQLWPLGGQTIDTLGDRSNYLLSFVTHPMESTSGFPSPTDERLNEFGHQAASVGPVRPGYFCIQQKGMLVAFDPLTGEELWRRYDLPKRAKCVGDDQWVIVRSPSEKKLQILSAIDGSQVGEKLLKSDDVTPLYGLGRFELQQRDIASSEGRQLELRWMDLATDEPVWVKQFPTSSIPFEFDRDRFGVLGEEGQVEIFNVETGELFFAEEIDELADRDIERIVCSVGQNDCLVIFSEAVSDPSLVNAPQTRKGFRKELVNGIAILFERQDGQPAWIRPLENTVFPLDQPVDLPVFVTAESRFPEDAMDQQVPMSRVCVYDRRSGELLHTDESLNPVPSYHLSGNLEAEEVVLRTRTSAVALDYSNPEESQDATSSNPNTESPNE; via the coding sequence GTGAGTTTGCACGCTCTGCGATCATTTGTCTTGTTGCTTCCGTTGTTGAGTCTTGCTGTATTCGCAACGAATGTTGGGGCTCAAGTCCCAACGAATCAGAATGCAGAAGTTGAGAAGCTCGCTGACGATGAGGATGTGAACCTTTCCTTCTCAGCGGTGATCCCGCGTGATCGGGATCTCGAGCGGCTTTTCGGTCAAGTGAGAAGTTCGATTCAGGCTGGGGATTATCCGTCGGCTGCATCGGTCCTGGCCTCCGTTCTTCAACGTGAACAATCCGCAGTCGTTTTGAGCAATGGAGTTCTCAAAGACTCAAGTTTATCTGCGCTGCAGCTTCTCAAATCGTCTCCGTCGGAAGTTCTGGAATCGTATCGAAGGATTGCGGGGCCGACAGCAGATGCTGCATTGAAGTCCGCCCGGACAAAGTCGGACATCACCGAATTAAGATCCGTGCTCGTTCGATTTCCGCAGACAGCTGCTTGCGACGCAGCAGTTCGAGAAGTTGCTGCCGTGATGTTCGATCAGGGAGATTTCTTCGCAGCGAGCACCGTTCTGACGGAAGCAGTCAGTTCAGGCCGAGCTTCGAGTTCACTGATACGACTCAGTGATGCAATGATCCAACGGCTTGCAGCTGCTTCAAGCGATGGTCGATCCGATCGCGAACTGAGTGGCGAGGGCTCTGGGATTTCGGTGCCAGTGGTTTCTGCTCCAGTTTGGGAACTTCCGCTCGAGCACTCTCAAGCTGTGAAAGATGTCGAAAGGTTCGGGCTGCGAGACTTGCGGGAAAACGGTTTGACGCCAATGGCTTCCTGGCGGGCAGCGTTTGCTGAGAACCTGATGGTCGTGTCAGTTCCTTCAGGTTTGATTGGCATCGATACAGAAGATGGAAGCGTTATCTGGACACGGGAGTCCGAAACATTCTCGGCGCGGCCGTTTCTCGAAGAACAAACAGGACTCCGAAATCAGCGGTCGGATACACTCGTGCGAAGTGTCCTGAGTCGTTTGTTTGGTGAGTCGCTCTTTTCACATCTGCTCGTCGACGGTGAGAGCTTATTCTGTGTCGAAGCAGTTCCGTTGGAAGCTTCTTCTCGTCCCGGTCAAAGTGATGAGGGGCGTTTTCAAATCTCGAATCTCGACGTCCATACCGGTGAAGAGAATTGGGTGAATCGAGAGTTGTTCACCGATCTGGACTACGCTTGCAGCCCGCCCGTCGTTTTCGGGGAATCCATTCTTGTTCTGATTGAGCGAAGCGAGGAATCGTCTTTCGTGTTAGTTGCTCTCGATAAGCAAACTGGCGAACTGCAGCGGAGTCTCACGCTGTGCAAGCCGATGAGGCCGATCGACTTATCCGCCATGGAGAGCGGGGCAGTGCATCGCAAGAATGACGAGGACTGGCGACGTCAGAATCTGGCTTGTCCGATTGTGATTCGCGGGGCGACAGCATTCTGCCCAACCGGGGCGGGGGCTCTGGTCGCTGTGAATCTGGCCAACTGGAACGTCGACTGGATGTATCGATATCCGCGGTCGGATGTTCCTTCGATTGGGCCCGATTTCTATGGTCCTGAGTTTGGGCTGACCGGGTTCCAGTGGTGGGCCGGATGGCAACAAGTTCAGGTAGTCACGGATGCAAACTCGCTCATTCTTTGCAGCCCAGAATCGGAATTGTTGCATTGCTTGAATCCGAACTCAGGAGAGCAGCGGTGGTCGAGTCCGCGTGGTGACGGTTTGTATGTCGCTGACGTCGGCGACGATTCCGGTGTGGTCGTCATCGGGAAAGACTCAGCTCGATGTTATGACACCGAGACAGGTCACCTTTCGTGGGATTCGTCGATGGGATTCCCGGCTGGGTTCGGAATTCGTGATCAGGAATTCCTACTGGTGCCGGATAGTTCATTGGGCTGGACTCGGATCAAGAGACGAACCGGTGAGCAAGCGACGTCGGCATTGAACTGGTCAGCTCCACTCATTTCGAAGACTCACGCATCGGCTCCCAAGCTGCGGAACTTCTTTCAAGATGGCGAATCCGTTTACGAGATTTCATTCGATCGAATTGCCAAGTTTCAATCCGCCGAGGGCTTCGAGCAAGAGCAGTCTTTTCCGACTGAGAACACCGGGATCGATCAGGCTCTCCTCGCACTCGAGTTAGGAGAATATGATCGGATGGGTTCACTACTGAGCGAAGAGCTGCACGCTTCCGATCTTGATGATGACAAATTGGGGCTGCTGATTCAGCATCTTCAGAGGGTCTCCATTGAAAGCCAGAACGAGGAACTTAGAACTGCTGCCCGCGATCAACTTCGCTCATCTAACCTTCCGATGGATTTGCGGGCGGCCTGCTTTGCGACAGAGTTGACGGAACTGCTGCGAAGGAGTGACTGGTCGCAGCTCGAATCGCTCTTGATAGAGACTCTCTCTGGAGAACTTCCAACGAAAGGGTATTGGCAGGCGAAAAACCGGCGTGTGCGTGTTGATCGTTGGTTTGCTGGTCAGCTGCTGACTTTGGCTCATCGTTTGTCTTCTGACGATCGAACTCAGCTCGATCAACTGATGAAGTCGGTCGTGACAACTTTGCAGTTCGATGATCCGGAACAAAGCCGAAAGCTTCAGCGAATTCTAGCTAGAACACCGTGGTTGGATCTGGTCGATTCGGAAAGCATTCTGGAGCGACAACTGCTGGAAAATTCGATCGAAGAACGGTTGCTTCAGCTTGAGTTTGAGGCATGTACCGTCGAAGCGACGGATTCTGAAGAAAGTGAGCCTTCGGATACGTGGCCGTTACGTTCTCCTCGAAAAAGGATTCAAGCTTCGGGTAGAAGTCTCGTCAATTTTCTGCCGATTACCGTTTCGGATGCGTGTGGGCGCGTGGCGACGGACTGGAACGTCTGGATCGATGTGCCCGGGCATCGCGGATTGCAGTTCTCGGGGAGTCAGTGGTCGCGTCCCTGGAACGCCTATCTGCCGCCAACTGTTCGAGGTTTGCGATACGAACCAGGACTTGTACGGGCGTGGGCGCTGGGAAAACTTCTTGTCATGCAGGTTGGCAGCGAGGTCATGGGGTTTTCCCCGTTTGATGCTCAGGGAAATCCGAACTCGCGTCAGTTGTGGCCACTTGGCGGACAAACGATTGATACGCTCGGTGATCGATCGAATTATCTGCTCTCATTCGTGACGCATCCCATGGAATCGACATCGGGATTTCCATCGCCGACTGACGAACGATTGAACGAATTCGGGCATCAGGCTGCCAGTGTTGGTCCGGTCAGACCGGGGTACTTCTGCATTCAACAAAAGGGCATGCTAGTTGCATTTGATCCATTGACCGGCGAAGAACTTTGGCGGCGTTATGATCTTCCGAAGCGGGCAAAATGTGTCGGCGACGATCAGTGGGTGATTGTCCGAAGTCCCTCGGAAAAGAAGCTCCAAATTCTCTCAGCGATCGACGGAAGTCAGGTTGGAGAAAAACTCCTCAAATCTGATGACGTGACTCCGCTGTATGGTCTCGGGAGATTCGAACTTCAGCAGCGAGATATTGCTTCGAGTGAAGGGCGTCAGTTGGAATTACGCTGGATGGACCTGGCGACTGATGAGCCGGTGTGGGTCAAGCAGTTTCCAACGTCTTCAATTCCTTTTGAGTTCGATCGCGACCGATTTGGAGTCCTCGGTGAAGAGGGGCAAGTCGAAATCTTTAACGTGGAGACGGGTGAGTTGTTCTTTGCTGAGGAGATTGACGAGCTCGCAGATCGAGATATCGAGCGAATTGTCTGCAGCGTCGGTCAGAATGATTGTCTCGTGATTTTCTCCGAAGCAGTCAGTGATCCTAGTTTGGTGAATGCACCACAAACGAGAAAAGGTTTTCGTAAAGAGTTGGTCAACGGGATTGCGATTCTGTTTGAACGGCAAGACGGCCAACCTGCATGGATTCGTCCGCTTGAAAACACGGTGTTTCCTCTCGATCAGCCTGTCGACTTACCGGTGTTTGTCACGGCAGAATCACGATTTCCCGAGGACGCGATGGACCAGCAGGTCCCAATGAGTCGCGTCTGTGTTTACGATCGCCGCTCCGGGGAGTTGCTTCATACCGATGAGAGTTTGAATCCGGTTCCTTCTTACCATCTGTCTGGTAATCTTGAGGCAGAAGAAGTTGTCTTACGAACACGCACATCCGCCGTCGCTCTGGACTATTCGAATCCTGAAGAGTCTCAGGATGCGACGTCTTCAAATCCCAACACGGAGTCTCCTAATGAATGA